The DNA window ACCTTCTTCCAGATGTGCGGGAACTTCGCCTTCGGCGACTACTTCAAGGAAGGCGCCATCACCTACGCGTGGGAGCTGCTCACCACTCCCGTCGCGGACGGCGGCTTCGGCCTGGAGCCGGAGAAGCTCTGGATCACCGTCTACCAGGACGACGACGAGGCCGAGAAGATCTGGCGCGACGTCGTCGGCGTCCCGGCCGAGCGCATCCAGCGCCTCGGCATGAAGGACAACTTCTGGTCGATGGGCGTCCCCGGCCCCTGCGGCCCCTGCTCCGAGATCAACTACGACCGGGGCCCGGCCTACGGCGTGGAGGGCGGCCCGGCCGTCAACGACGAGCGCTACCTGGAGATCTGGAACCTGGTCTTCATGCAGTACGAGCGGGGCGCCGGCGACGGCAAGGACGGCTTCGAGATCCTTGGCGACCTGCCGAGCAAGAACATCGACACCGGCCTCGGCCTGGAGCGGCTCGCCGCCGTCCTCCAGGGCGTCGACAACATCTACGAGATCGACACCACCCGGATGATCCTCGGCCGGGCCGGTGAGCTCACCGGCCACCGCTACGGCGCCGGTCAGAAGTCCGACATCTCGCTGCGCGTCATCGCCGACCACATCCGCACCGCCGTGATGCTGATCAGCGACGGCGTCACCCCCGGCAACGAGGGCCGGGGCTATGTGCTGCGCCGCATCTTCCGCCGTGCCATCCGCAATATGCGGCTGCTCGGCGCCACCCAGCCGGTCGCCCTCCAGCTGGTCGACGTCACCATCGAGGCGATGGGCCCGCAGTACCCGGAGCTCCACGAGGACCGCAAGCGGATCGAGACGGTGGCCGCCGCCGAGGAGGCGTCCTTCCTCCAGACCCTGCGGACCGGCACCACCATCCTGGACACCGCCGTCTCCGAGGCGCGCGGCGCCGGCAGCACGGTGCTGGCCGGTGACAAGGCGTTCCAGCTCCACGACACCTACGGCTTCCCCATCGACCTCACCCTGGAGATGGCCGCCGAGCAGGGCCTCACCGTGGACGAGGCGGGCTTCCGCCGCCTGATGAAGGAGCAGCGCGACCGCGCCAAGGCCGACGCCAGGGCCAAGAAGCACGGCCACGCCGATGTCTCCGCCTACCGCGAGGTCGCCGACCGCGCCGGGGCCACCGCCTTCACCGGCTACACCGACACCAGCGGCGAGGCCGCCGTGGTCGGCCTGCTGGTCGACGGCGCCTCCGCCCCCGCCGCCCACGAGGGCGACGAGGTCGAGGTCGTACTGGACCGCACCCCCTTCTACGCCGAGGGCGGCGGCCAGCTCGCCGACCACGGCCGCATCCGCTTCGACTCCGGCGCCGTGGTCGAGGTCCGCGACGTCCAGCAGCCGGTGCCCGGCGTCACCGTGCACAAGGGCTCGGTGCTGGTCGGCGAGGTGGTGCTCGGCTCGGCCGCGTACGCGCAGATCGACGTGGACCGCCGCCGCTCCGTCTCCCGCGCCCACTCCGCCACCCACCTCACCCACCAGGCGCTGCGCGACGCGCTCGGCCCCACCGCCGCCCAGGCCGGGTCCGAGAACGCCCCGGGGCGCTTCCGCTTCGACTTCGGCTCGCCGGCCGCCGTACCCGGCTCGGTGCTCACCGACGTCGAGCAGAAGATCAACGAGGTGCTGGCCCGCGAACTGGACGTCACCGCCGAGGTGATGACCATGGACGAGGCCCGCAAGCAGGGCGCCATCGCCATGTTCGGCGAGAAGTACGGCGACGCGGTCCGGGTGGTCACCATCGGTGACTTCTCCAAGGAGCTGTGCGGCGGCACCCATGTCGCC is part of the Peterkaempfera bronchialis genome and encodes:
- the alaS gene encoding alanine--tRNA ligase, with the protein product MESAEIRRRWLRFFEERGHTVVPSASLVADDPTLLLVPAGMVPFKPYFLGEVKPPFSRATSVQKCVRTPDIEEVGKTTRHGTFFQMCGNFAFGDYFKEGAITYAWELLTTPVADGGFGLEPEKLWITVYQDDDEAEKIWRDVVGVPAERIQRLGMKDNFWSMGVPGPCGPCSEINYDRGPAYGVEGGPAVNDERYLEIWNLVFMQYERGAGDGKDGFEILGDLPSKNIDTGLGLERLAAVLQGVDNIYEIDTTRMILGRAGELTGHRYGAGQKSDISLRVIADHIRTAVMLISDGVTPGNEGRGYVLRRIFRRAIRNMRLLGATQPVALQLVDVTIEAMGPQYPELHEDRKRIETVAAAEEASFLQTLRTGTTILDTAVSEARGAGSTVLAGDKAFQLHDTYGFPIDLTLEMAAEQGLTVDEAGFRRLMKEQRDRAKADARAKKHGHADVSAYREVADRAGATAFTGYTDTSGEAAVVGLLVDGASAPAAHEGDEVEVVLDRTPFYAEGGGQLADHGRIRFDSGAVVEVRDVQQPVPGVTVHKGSVLVGEVVLGSAAYAQIDVDRRRSVSRAHSATHLTHQALRDALGPTAAQAGSENAPGRFRFDFGSPAAVPGSVLTDVEQKINEVLARELDVTAEVMTMDEARKQGAIAMFGEKYGDAVRVVTIGDFSKELCGGTHVANTAQLGLVKLLGESSIGAGVRRVEALVGVDAYRFLAREHTVVSQLTELVKGRPEELPEKISGMLAKLKDAEKEIERYRAEKVLAAAAGLAESAESIHGTALVAARVPDGTGADDLRKLVLDVRGRLGSRPAVVAAFTVANGRPLTVIATSEAARERGIKAGELVRTAAKTLGGGGGGKDDVAQGGGTDPAAVDEAIEAVRRLVAERAS